In one window of Paraburkholderia phymatum STM815 DNA:
- a CDS encoding GntP family permease, protein MEAVHGSMLLIYAVIAIAVLILMITRFKVYPFLVLIIVSLLLGLAVGMPAGTIVKSFETGNGNTLGHIAIVVGLGTMLGKMMAESGGAERVATTLINWFGEKNIHWAMMFVAIIVGLPVFFEVGFVLLIPIAFNVAKRTGKSLLLIGLPMVAGLSVVHGLIPPHPAALLAVQAYHADIGRTIAYGLIVGVPTAIVAGPLFALLIHRHIKLAANNPLAAQFIDTEHKEGTRDLPGFGITLFTILLPVILMLVGSWADLVFAPKTTANDLLRFIGTSDVALLIAVLVSFWTFGAKRGFNREQIQKFCGDCLAPIAGITLIVGAGGGFGRVLMDSGISKEIVATATAAHLSPLLFGWFVAALIRLATGSATVAMTTACGIVAPVAAASGVQVKPELLVLATGSGSLIFSHVNDGGFWLIKEYFGMTVGQTFQTWSLCETIISLMGLGLTFALAAVL, encoded by the coding sequence ATGGAAGCTGTCCACGGCAGCATGCTGCTGATCTACGCCGTGATTGCCATTGCAGTGCTGATCCTCATGATCACGCGCTTCAAGGTCTATCCGTTCCTCGTCCTTATCATCGTCTCGTTGCTGCTCGGCCTTGCCGTCGGCATGCCGGCGGGGACGATCGTGAAATCGTTCGAGACAGGTAACGGCAACACGCTGGGCCATATTGCGATCGTCGTCGGTCTTGGCACGATGCTCGGCAAGATGATGGCCGAATCGGGCGGCGCCGAGCGCGTCGCCACGACGTTGATCAACTGGTTCGGTGAGAAAAACATTCACTGGGCGATGATGTTCGTCGCGATCATCGTCGGCTTGCCGGTGTTCTTCGAAGTCGGCTTCGTGCTGCTGATTCCGATCGCCTTCAACGTCGCGAAGCGCACGGGCAAATCGCTGCTGCTGATCGGCCTGCCGATGGTCGCGGGCCTGTCCGTCGTGCACGGTCTGATTCCGCCGCACCCGGCCGCGCTGCTCGCCGTGCAGGCGTATCACGCGGATATCGGTCGCACGATCGCGTACGGTCTGATCGTCGGCGTGCCGACGGCGATCGTCGCCGGTCCGCTGTTCGCGCTGCTGATCCATCGTCACATCAAGCTGGCGGCGAACAATCCGCTTGCCGCGCAGTTCATTGATACGGAGCATAAAGAGGGCACGCGCGATCTGCCGGGCTTCGGGATCACGCTGTTCACGATTTTGCTGCCCGTGATTCTGATGCTGGTCGGCAGCTGGGCGGATCTCGTGTTCGCGCCGAAGACGACCGCGAACGATCTGCTGCGATTCATCGGTACATCCGACGTCGCGCTGCTGATCGCCGTGCTCGTCAGCTTCTGGACGTTTGGCGCGAAACGCGGCTTCAATCGCGAGCAGATTCAGAAGTTTTGCGGCGACTGTCTGGCGCCGATCGCGGGCATTACGCTGATCGTCGGTGCGGGCGGTGGTTTCGGCCGCGTGCTGATGGATAGCGGCATCTCGAAGGAAATCGTCGCGACGGCAACGGCTGCGCATCTGTCGCCGCTGCTGTTCGGCTGGTTCGTCGCCGCGTTGATCCGTCTCGCGACGGGTTCGGCGACGGTCGCGATGACGACGGCGTGCGGCATCGTCGCGCCGGTTGCGGCGGCGAGCGGCGTGCAGGTCAAGCCTGAGTTGCTGGTGCTGGCGACGGGTTCGGGCTCGCTGATTTTCTCGCATGTCAACGACGGCGGCTTCTGGCTGATCAAGGAGTATTTCGGCATGACGGTGGGGCAGACGTTTCAGACGTGGTCGCTCTGCGAAACCATCATTTCGCTGATGGGTCTGGGTTTGACCTTCGCGTTGGCGGCGGTCCTGTAA
- a CDS encoding Glu/Leu/Phe/Val family dehydrogenase, which translates to MSTAANVQSIPSYLHQDDLGPWGNYLRQVDRVAPYLGSLSRWLETLKRPKRILVVDVPIELDNGTVAHFEGYRVQHNVSRGPGKGGVRYHQDVTLSEVMALSAWMSVKNAAVNVPYGGAKGGIRVDPRTLSRGELERVTRRYTSEIGIIIGPNTDIPAPDVNTNEQIMAWMMDTYSMNQGQTATGVVTGKPITLGGSLGRREATGRGVFVVGCEAARRIGMDIEGARIAVQGFGNVGGIAARLYQEAGAKVVAVQDHTGTLYKESGIDAVALLEHVARHGGVGGYAEADTIANEDFWAIESDILIPAALENQITEKNAGKIRTKIIVEGANGPTTTAADDILHDKGILVIPDVVANAGGVTVSYFEWVQDFSSFFWTEDEINERLERVMREAFAAVWQVASEQKVSVRTAAFIVACKRILQAREMRGLYP; encoded by the coding sequence ATGTCTACCGCGGCAAATGTGCAGTCCATCCCGTCCTACCTTCACCAGGATGATCTCGGCCCCTGGGGCAACTATCTCCGTCAAGTCGATCGCGTTGCGCCGTACCTCGGCTCGCTGTCGCGCTGGCTCGAAACGCTGAAGCGCCCGAAGCGCATTCTGGTCGTCGACGTGCCCATCGAGCTCGACAACGGCACGGTTGCGCATTTCGAAGGCTATCGCGTGCAGCACAATGTGTCGCGCGGTCCGGGCAAGGGTGGCGTGCGTTATCACCAGGACGTGACGCTGTCTGAAGTGATGGCGCTGTCCGCGTGGATGTCGGTGAAGAACGCGGCCGTCAACGTGCCGTACGGCGGTGCGAAGGGCGGCATCCGCGTCGATCCGCGCACGCTGTCGCGTGGCGAACTCGAGCGTGTCACACGCCGCTACACGAGCGAAATCGGCATCATCATCGGACCGAATACCGACATCCCCGCGCCGGACGTGAACACGAACGAGCAGATCATGGCGTGGATGATGGATACGTACTCGATGAACCAGGGCCAAACAGCAACGGGTGTCGTGACGGGCAAGCCGATCACGCTCGGCGGTTCGCTCGGCCGTCGTGAAGCAACGGGCCGCGGCGTGTTCGTCGTCGGCTGCGAAGCGGCGCGCCGCATCGGCATGGACATCGAAGGCGCGCGCATCGCCGTGCAGGGCTTCGGCAACGTCGGCGGCATCGCGGCGCGTCTTTATCAGGAAGCGGGCGCGAAGGTCGTTGCCGTGCAGGATCACACGGGCACGCTGTATAAGGAATCGGGCATCGACGCAGTCGCACTGCTTGAGCACGTCGCGAGGCACGGCGGTGTCGGCGGCTACGCTGAAGCCGACACGATCGCGAACGAAGACTTCTGGGCGATCGAATCGGACATTCTGATTCCCGCCGCGCTCGAAAACCAGATCACCGAGAAGAACGCAGGCAAGATTCGTACGAAGATCATCGTCGAAGGCGCGAACGGCCCGACCACGACCGCCGCAGACGACATTCTGCACGACAAGGGGATTCTCGTGATCCCCGACGTGGTCGCGAATGCGGGTGGCGTGACGGTTTCGTACTTCGAGTGGGTGCAGGACTTCTCGAGCTTCTTCTGGACGGAAGACGAGATCAACGAGCGCCTCGAGCGCGTTATGCGCGAAGCCTTCGCTGCCGTGTGGCAGGTCGCGAGCGAGCAGAAGGTGTCGGTGCGCACCGCGGCGTTCATCGTTGCTTGCAAGCGCATCCTTCAAGCGCGTGAAATGCGCGGCCTGTATCCCTGA
- a CDS encoding glutamate/aspartate ABC transporter substrate-binding protein encodes MKVKKAALLLATLGLFTVGAQAQDAGTLKKIKDTGVISLGHRESSIPFSYYDDKQNVIGYSQEFALKVVDAVKQKLNMPNLKVKLTPVTSQNRIPLVQNGTVDLECGSTTNNAERQQQVSFSNTIFVIGTRLMTKKDSGVKDWADLKGKTVVTTAGTTSERLLRKMNQDKNMGMNIISAKDHGESFLTLSTGRAAAFMMDDALLAGERAKSNNPGDFVIVGAPQSHEAYGCMLRKNDPEFKKVVDDAIAKVETSGEASQIYKKWFESPIPPKGLNLAFPESDDMKALYKAPNDKAID; translated from the coding sequence ATGAAGGTTAAAAAAGCTGCGCTGCTTCTCGCGACTCTGGGTTTGTTCACCGTGGGCGCGCAAGCGCAGGACGCCGGCACGCTCAAGAAGATCAAGGACACGGGTGTCATTTCGCTGGGCCACCGCGAATCGTCGATTCCGTTCTCGTACTACGATGACAAGCAGAACGTGATCGGCTACTCGCAGGAATTCGCGCTGAAGGTCGTGGATGCCGTCAAGCAGAAGCTGAACATGCCGAACCTGAAGGTCAAGCTGACCCCGGTCACGTCGCAAAACCGCATTCCGCTGGTGCAGAACGGCACCGTCGACCTCGAATGCGGTTCGACCACCAACAACGCCGAGCGCCAGCAGCAAGTCTCGTTCTCGAACACGATCTTCGTCATCGGCACGCGCCTGATGACGAAGAAGGATTCGGGCGTCAAGGACTGGGCCGACCTGAAGGGCAAGACCGTCGTGACGACGGCGGGCACCACGTCCGAGCGCCTGCTGCGCAAGATGAACCAGGACAAGAACATGGGCATGAACATCATCAGCGCGAAGGATCACGGCGAATCGTTCCTGACGCTGTCGACAGGTCGTGCCGCTGCGTTCATGATGGACGACGCACTGCTCGCAGGCGAGCGCGCGAAGTCGAACAATCCTGGCGATTTCGTGATCGTCGGCGCGCCGCAATCGCATGAAGCGTACGGCTGCATGCTGCGCAAGAACGATCCGGAGTTCAAGAAGGTCGTCGACGATGCGATCGCCAAGGTCGAAACGTCGGGCGAAGCGTCGCAGATCTACAAGAAGTGGTTCGAATCGCCGATTCCGCCGAAGGGCCTGAACCTGGCCTTCCCGGAAAGCGATGACATGAAGGCGCTGTACAAGGCACCGAACGACAAGGCAATCGACTAA
- the purB gene encoding adenylosuccinate lyase — MSDTRPDTLFALTALSPLDGRYASKTEALRDWLSEAAFMRHRVTVEIHWLIALSHAGFAEVPRFSAASEQFLLQLAERFTAHDAARIKDIERVTNHDVKAVEYWLKESVKGQPELERASEFIHFACTSEDINNTSHGLMLAGAREHVILPALRAVHQRLVALAHAQADQPMLSRTHGQPASPTTLGKEIANVAARLSRAIDRIAKVELLGKMNGAVGNFNAHLSAYPEFDWEAFSKEVVEQRLKLTFNPYTIQIEPHDYMAELFDAISRANTILLDLDRDVWGYISLGYFKQKTKAGEIGSSTMPHKVNPIDFENSEGNLGLANATLRHLADKLPVSRWQRDLTDSTVLRNIGVAFGYSLLAYDALNRGLDKLEVNPQRLNDDLDATWEVLAEPVQTVMRRYGIENPYEQLKELTRGKGITREALQTFVNGLAIPADAKERLLAMTPGSYVGKAAELAKRIK, encoded by the coding sequence ATGTCCGACACCCGCCCCGACACCCTCTTCGCGCTGACCGCCCTTTCCCCGCTCGACGGCCGTTACGCATCGAAAACCGAAGCTTTGCGCGACTGGCTCTCAGAGGCCGCGTTCATGCGCCATCGCGTGACGGTTGAAATTCACTGGCTGATCGCGCTGTCGCACGCAGGCTTCGCCGAAGTACCGCGCTTCTCGGCAGCGTCGGAGCAGTTCCTGCTGCAGCTCGCCGAGCGCTTCACCGCCCACGACGCCGCGCGCATCAAGGACATCGAGCGCGTGACGAACCACGACGTGAAGGCCGTCGAATACTGGCTGAAAGAATCGGTGAAGGGTCAGCCGGAACTGGAGCGCGCGAGCGAATTCATCCACTTCGCGTGCACGTCCGAGGACATCAATAACACGTCACACGGCCTGATGCTCGCCGGCGCGCGCGAACACGTGATCCTGCCCGCGCTGCGCGCCGTGCATCAGCGTCTCGTCGCGCTTGCGCATGCGCAGGCCGATCAGCCGATGCTGTCGCGCACGCACGGCCAGCCTGCCAGCCCGACCACACTGGGCAAGGAAATCGCGAACGTCGCGGCGCGGCTGTCGCGCGCGATCGATCGAATCGCGAAGGTCGAACTGCTCGGCAAGATGAACGGCGCCGTCGGCAACTTCAATGCGCATCTGTCGGCGTATCCGGAATTCGACTGGGAAGCGTTCTCGAAGGAAGTCGTCGAGCAGCGTCTGAAGCTCACGTTCAACCCGTACACGATCCAGATCGAGCCGCACGACTACATGGCCGAACTGTTCGACGCGATCTCGCGCGCAAACACGATCCTGCTCGACCTCGATCGTGACGTGTGGGGTTATATCTCGCTTGGGTATTTCAAGCAGAAGACGAAGGCGGGCGAAATCGGTTCGTCGACAATGCCGCACAAGGTCAATCCGATCGACTTCGAAAATTCGGAAGGCAATCTGGGCCTTGCGAATGCGACGCTGCGGCATCTGGCCGACAAGCTGCCCGTCTCGCGCTGGCAGCGCGACCTGACCGATTCGACGGTGCTGCGCAATATCGGTGTTGCGTTCGGGTATTCGCTGTTGGCGTATGACGCGCTCAATCGCGGGCTCGACAAGCTCGAGGTGAATCCTCAACGCCTCAACGACGATCTCGATGCGACATGGGAAGTTCTCGCTGAGCCTGTGCAAACCGTGATGCGACGGTATGGGATCGAGAATCCGTACGAACAGCTCAAGGAACTCACGCGTGGCAAGGGCATCACGCGGGAGGCGCTGCAGACTTTCGTCAACGGGCTTGCTATTCCTGCTGACGCCAAAGAGCGGCTTCTTGCGATGACGCCAGGGTCGTATGTCGGCAAGGCTGCCGAGTTGGCCAAGCGGATTAAATAA
- a CDS encoding class II glutamine amidotransferase produces the protein MCQLLGMNCAAPTDVTFSFTGFAARGGVTDHHSDGWGIAFFEDKACRLFIDHQSSATSPIAEMVKRYPIKSKNTIAHIRKATQGHIVLENCHPFMRELWGRHWIFAHNGDLQNYGPVLSGVYQPVGSTDSELAFCALLQGLRKAFPASQPPLDELFAALETLTKEITQFGVFNFLMSNGQALFAHCSTHLHYLVRSWPFSTAHLVDADVSIDFAKYTTPEDRVAVIATQPLTDNEIWTAFEPGDLLMFQHGEVIARANVPVPPAVLEKARNPACDPSASASMLPAASVVDLESDDAAAYES, from the coding sequence ATGTGCCAACTACTCGGAATGAATTGCGCCGCGCCGACGGACGTCACGTTCTCGTTCACCGGCTTCGCGGCGCGCGGCGGCGTCACCGACCACCACTCCGACGGCTGGGGCATCGCCTTCTTCGAAGACAAGGCCTGTCGCCTGTTCATCGACCATCAGTCGTCGGCGACCTCGCCGATAGCGGAGATGGTCAAGCGCTACCCGATCAAGTCAAAAAACACGATTGCCCATATCCGCAAGGCGACGCAAGGGCATATCGTGCTCGAGAACTGCCACCCGTTCATGCGGGAGTTGTGGGGACGGCACTGGATCTTCGCGCACAACGGCGATCTGCAGAACTACGGCCCGGTGCTGTCGGGCGTCTATCAGCCCGTCGGCAGCACGGATAGCGAACTGGCCTTCTGCGCGCTGCTGCAAGGTTTGCGCAAGGCGTTTCCGGCCTCGCAGCCGCCGCTCGACGAACTGTTCGCCGCGCTCGAAACGCTGACCAAGGAAATCACCCAGTTCGGCGTGTTCAATTTCCTGATGTCGAACGGCCAGGCGCTGTTCGCGCATTGCTCGACGCATCTGCATTACCTCGTGCGCAGCTGGCCTTTTTCGACCGCACATCTGGTCGACGCGGACGTTTCGATCGACTTCGCCAAATACACGACGCCCGAAGATCGCGTCGCCGTGATCGCCACGCAGCCGTTGACCGACAATGAAATCTGGACGGCCTTCGAGCCCGGCGATCTGCTGATGTTCCAGCATGGCGAAGTGATCGCACGCGCCAATGTGCCTGTGCCGCCCGCCGTGCTGGAGAAGGCGCGCAACCCCGCTTGCGACCCCAGCGCGTCGGCGAGCATGCTGCCCGCCGCTTCCGTCGTCGATCTCGAATCCGACGACGCGGCAGCGTATGAATCGTAA
- the eda gene encoding bifunctional 4-hydroxy-2-oxoglutarate aldolase/2-dehydro-3-deoxy-phosphogluconate aldolase: protein MTSKTVSEIVRLGPVIPVLAFDTVEQGEHVSRALHAGGVKVLEITLRTPAGIEAIKRASQLAEDIVVGVGTITKPEHCAQAKKAGAQFGVSPGLTKDMHKAAQDAGLPLLPGVMTPTDIIVALELGYEIVKFFPAQQAGGIPMLQAFHGPFPTLKFCPTGGITAESAPNFLALPNVVCVGGSWLTPKAALAAQNWDEVTRLARAASELAAPAH, encoded by the coding sequence ATGACGTCGAAAACAGTCAGCGAAATCGTGCGCCTCGGACCGGTGATCCCCGTCCTCGCATTCGATACCGTCGAGCAGGGCGAACACGTTTCGCGCGCGCTGCACGCAGGCGGCGTGAAAGTGCTGGAAATCACGCTGCGGACGCCGGCTGGCATCGAGGCGATCAAGCGCGCGAGCCAGCTTGCCGAGGATATCGTCGTCGGCGTCGGCACGATTACGAAGCCCGAGCATTGCGCGCAGGCGAAGAAGGCGGGCGCGCAGTTCGGCGTGTCGCCGGGTTTGACGAAAGACATGCACAAGGCCGCACAGGACGCAGGTCTGCCGCTGCTGCCCGGCGTGATGACGCCGACCGACATCATCGTTGCGCTCGAACTCGGCTATGAAATCGTCAAGTTCTTCCCGGCTCAACAGGCAGGCGGCATTCCGATGCTGCAGGCGTTTCACGGCCCGTTCCCGACGCTCAAGTTCTGCCCGACGGGCGGCATCACGGCGGAAAGCGCGCCGAACTTTCTCGCGCTGCCGAATGTCGTGTGCGTCGGCGGCTCGTGGCTCACGCCGAAGGCCGCACTTGCTGCGCAGAACTGGGACGAAGTCACGCGCCTCGCGCGCGCTGCCAGCGAGCTGGCTGCCCCGGCGCATTGA
- a CDS encoding gluconokinase yields the protein MILIAMGVSGAGKTRIGELLAERLKCSFTDGDAFHSAANKEKMHNGIPLTDEDRWPWLRTIRAAIEEKQRAGETAVFTCSSLKRSYRDILRDGDRDVCFVYLKGTRELLQERLQTRTGHFFDPSLLQSQLDTLEEPGEDEAITVSIELTPEEIVDKTLAMVKAR from the coding sequence ATGATTTTGATCGCGATGGGCGTATCGGGCGCCGGCAAGACCCGGATTGGGGAATTGCTGGCTGAGCGGCTCAAGTGCAGTTTCACCGACGGCGACGCGTTTCACAGCGCCGCCAACAAGGAGAAGATGCACAACGGCATTCCGTTGACGGATGAAGACCGCTGGCCGTGGCTCAGAACGATCCGTGCGGCGATCGAAGAGAAGCAGCGGGCGGGCGAGACGGCGGTGTTCACGTGCTCGTCGTTGAAGCGCTCGTACCGCGATATCTTGCGGGACGGAGATCGCGATGTGTGTTTTGTTTACCTGAAGGGCACGCGGGAGTTGTTGCAGGAGCGACTGCAGACGCGGACCGGGCATTTCTTCGACCCGTCGTTGTTGCAGAGTCAGCTCGATACGCTGGAAGAGCCAGGCGAGGATGAGGCGATTACGGTGAGTATCGAGCTGACGCCCGAAGAAATCGTGGATAAGACGCTGGCTATGGTGAAAGCGCGTTAG
- a CDS encoding amino acid ABC transporter ATP-binding protein — translation MISIKNVSKWYGQFQVLTDCTTEIKKGEVVVVCGPSGSGKSTLIKTVNGLEPFQKGDIVINGQSLNDKKTNLSKLRSKVGMVFQHFELFPHLSITENLTLAQIKVLGRSKDEATAKGLKLLDRVGLRAHADKYPGQLSGGQQQRVAIARALSMDPVAMLFDEPTSALDPEMINEVLDVMVELAQEGMTMMCVTHEMGFAKKVAHRVIFMDKGLIVEDDRKEDFFANPKSDRAKDFLAKILH, via the coding sequence ATGATCTCTATCAAGAATGTGTCCAAGTGGTACGGTCAGTTCCAGGTGCTGACCGACTGCACGACGGAAATCAAAAAGGGCGAAGTGGTCGTCGTGTGCGGCCCGTCGGGTTCGGGCAAGTCGACGCTCATCAAGACTGTGAACGGCCTGGAGCCGTTCCAGAAGGGCGACATCGTGATCAACGGCCAGTCGCTCAACGACAAGAAGACGAATCTGTCGAAGCTGCGCTCGAAAGTCGGCATGGTGTTCCAGCACTTCGAACTGTTCCCGCATCTGTCGATCACCGAGAACCTGACGCTCGCACAGATCAAGGTGCTCGGCCGCTCGAAGGACGAAGCGACCGCGAAGGGTCTGAAGCTGCTCGATCGCGTCGGTTTGCGCGCGCATGCGGACAAGTATCCGGGGCAGTTGTCGGGCGGTCAGCAGCAGCGTGTGGCGATTGCGCGCGCGCTGTCGATGGACCCTGTCGCGATGCTGTTCGACGAACCGACGTCGGCACTCGATCCGGAAATGATCAACGAAGTGCTCGATGTGATGGTGGAACTCGCGCAGGAAGGCATGACCATGATGTGCGTGACGCACGAAATGGGCTTCGCGAAGAAGGTCGCGCATCGCGTGATCTTCATGGACAAGGGTCTTATCGTCGAGGACGACCGCAAGGAAGATTTTTTTGCCAATCCGAAGTCGGACCGTGCGAAAGATTTCCTCGCAAAAATCCTGCACTGA
- a CDS encoding LysR family transcriptional regulator, whose amino-acid sequence MELKWLEDFVSLAETRSFSRSAELRHVTQPAFSRRIQALEAWLGTELIDRSVYPTRLTAAGQVFYEQALAMLSQFHEARTLLRGHTATPAATIEFAVPHTLSLTYFPRWLQRIEGQIGSIHTRLRALNVHDAVLSLVEGGCDLVMGYHHPSHPVALDPARYDMLTLGIETISPFSAPGKGGRARYTLPGTPEAPTPYLSYTPNAYLGRMTEVIFATAPGRLYLDRVYETDMAEGLKAMALAGHGVAFLPHSAVEDAVAEGKLIRLDRATRGIAQGQFTLTMEIRLYRDKLAVQSDDARHQLVRALWDVVSAELAQASR is encoded by the coding sequence ATGGAACTGAAATGGCTCGAAGATTTCGTGTCGCTGGCGGAAACGCGCAGCTTCAGCCGCTCGGCGGAACTGCGGCACGTGACGCAGCCCGCTTTCTCGCGCCGCATCCAGGCGCTCGAAGCGTGGCTCGGTACGGAACTGATCGATCGTTCGGTTTACCCGACGCGTCTCACCGCAGCGGGCCAGGTTTTCTATGAGCAGGCGCTCGCCATGCTCTCGCAGTTCCATGAAGCCCGCACGCTGCTGCGCGGCCACACGGCCACGCCCGCCGCGACGATCGAATTCGCCGTGCCGCATACGCTGTCACTCACGTATTTCCCGCGCTGGCTGCAGCGCATCGAGGGGCAGATCGGCTCGATTCACACGCGGCTTCGCGCGCTGAACGTGCACGACGCCGTGCTGTCGCTGGTCGAAGGCGGCTGCGATCTGGTGATGGGCTATCACCATCCGAGTCACCCCGTCGCCCTCGATCCCGCGCGCTACGACATGCTGACCCTTGGCATCGAAACGATCAGCCCGTTCTCCGCGCCTGGCAAGGGCGGACGCGCGCGCTACACGCTGCCCGGCACGCCCGAAGCGCCGACGCCGTATCTGTCCTATACGCCGAATGCGTATCTGGGCCGCATGACGGAAGTGATCTTCGCGACGGCGCCCGGACGCCTGTATCTCGATCGCGTGTATGAAACGGACATGGCCGAAGGACTGAAGGCGATGGCGCTTGCCGGACACGGCGTCGCGTTCCTGCCGCACAGCGCCGTCGAAGACGCCGTCGCCGAAGGCAAGCTGATTCGCCTCGATCGTGCAACACGCGGCATCGCGCAAGGGCAGTTCACGCTGACGATGGAAATTCGCCTCTATCGCGACAAGCTCGCCGTGCAATCGGACGACGCGCGCCACCAACTCGTGCGCGCGCTGTGGGATGTCGTGAGCGCCGAGCTCGCGCAAGCATCAAGGTAG
- the gltK gene encoding glutamate/aspartate ABC transporter permease GltK → MHHFDWSGIPGALPTLWTGAIVTLKITILAIVIGIVWGTVLALLRLSGIKPLEWFAKLYVTLFRSIPLVMVLLWFFLIVPQVLQNVLGLSADIDIRLASAMVAFSLFEAAYYSEIIRAGIQAVPRGQVNASYALGMSYPQAMRLVVLPQAFRAMVPLLLTQAIVLFQDTSLVYVISLADFFRTATNIGDRDGTNVEMVLFAGACYFVICVVASSLVKSLQKKVAR, encoded by the coding sequence ATGCATCATTTCGACTGGAGCGGTATTCCGGGCGCACTGCCGACGCTGTGGACGGGTGCCATCGTCACGCTCAAGATCACGATTCTCGCGATTGTGATCGGCATCGTGTGGGGGACCGTGCTCGCGCTGTTGCGCCTTTCGGGCATCAAGCCGCTGGAGTGGTTTGCGAAACTTTACGTGACGCTATTCCGCTCGATCCCGCTGGTGATGGTGCTGCTGTGGTTCTTCCTGATCGTGCCGCAGGTGCTGCAGAACGTGCTGGGCCTTTCCGCGGACATCGACATTCGCCTCGCCTCGGCGATGGTCGCGTTCTCGCTGTTCGAAGCCGCGTACTATTCGGAAATCATCCGTGCGGGTATTCAGGCCGTGCCGCGCGGGCAAGTAAACGCGTCGTACGCGCTCGGCATGAGCTATCCGCAGGCGATGCGTCTCGTCGTGCTGCCGCAGGCGTTCCGCGCGATGGTGCCGCTGCTGCTCACGCAGGCCATCGTGCTCTTTCAGGATACGTCGCTCGTCTACGTGATCAGCCTCGCCGACTTCTTCCGCACGGCCACGAATATTGGCGACCGTGACGGTACGAACGTCGAGATGGTACTGTTCGCCGGTGCGTGTTACTTCGTGATCTGCGTGGTCGCGTCGAGCCTCGTCAAAAGTCTTCAGAAAAAGGTCGCAAGATGA
- a CDS encoding amino acid ABC transporter permease: MSYHWNWGILLSPVSTGEPTTYLGWLLSGLWVTVTVSLSAWVIALIVGSLFGVLRTVPNKKLAAIGTVYVAIFRNIPLIVQFFIWYLVIPELLPVSIGTWFKQLPPGAQFFSSSIICLGLFTAARVCEQVRSGINALPRGQRGAGLALGFTQWQTYRYVLLPVAYRIIVPPLTSEFLNIFKNSAVASTIGLLDLSAQARQLVDYTAQTYESFIAVTVAYLLINLIVMTLMRIVEAKSRLPGYIGGK; this comes from the coding sequence ATGTCATACCACTGGAACTGGGGCATTCTGCTGAGTCCGGTTTCCACCGGCGAACCGACCACCTATCTCGGCTGGCTGCTGTCCGGCCTCTGGGTGACGGTCACGGTTTCGCTGTCCGCCTGGGTGATCGCGCTGATCGTAGGTTCGCTGTTCGGCGTGCTGCGCACGGTGCCGAACAAAAAGCTCGCGGCCATTGGCACCGTCTACGTCGCCATCTTCCGTAACATTCCGCTGATCGTTCAGTTCTTCATCTGGTATCTGGTGATACCGGAATTGCTGCCCGTTTCGATCGGTACATGGTTCAAGCAACTGCCGCCTGGCGCGCAGTTCTTCTCGTCGTCAATCATCTGTCTCGGGCTCTTCACGGCTGCACGCGTGTGCGAGCAGGTGCGCTCGGGCATTAACGCGCTGCCGCGCGGCCAGCGTGGCGCGGGTCTCGCACTCGGCTTCACGCAATGGCAGACGTATCGCTACGTGCTGCTGCCCGTCGCTTACCGGATCATCGTGCCGCCGCTCACGTCCGAGTTTCTGAACATCTTCAAGAACTCCGCCGTCGCATCGACCATCGGTCTGCTCGATCTGTCCGCGCAGGCGCGCCAGCTCGTCGACTACACGGCGCAGACGTACGAGTCGTTCATCGCCGTCACGGTTGCGTATCTGCTCATCAACCTGATCGTGATGACGCTGATGCGCATCGTCGAAGCCAAGAGCCGGCTGCCTGGCTATATCGGAGGCAAGTGA